One genomic window of Microtus ochrogaster isolate Prairie Vole_2 chromosome 21, MicOch1.0, whole genome shotgun sequence includes the following:
- the Bcar3 gene encoding breast cancer anti-estrogen resistance protein 3 isoform X2, with protein sequence MPKECSAFHALSAALCCFYHRKSFFGVKFSKERHIMDRTPERLKKELEEELLLSSEDLRSHAWYHGRIPRQVSENLVQRDGDFLVRDSLSSPGNFVLTCQWKNLAQHFKINRTVLRLSEAYSRVQYQFEMESFDSIPGLVRCYVGNRRPISQQSGAIIFQPINRTVPLWCLEERYGTSPGCGWEGSFTDRRPDVAKRLSLTTTGSIQAPESLPRGNLLRNKEKSGSQPACLDHMQDRRALALKAHQSESHLPIGCKLPPQSPGMDTSPCPSSPVFRTGSEPTLSPALVRRFSSDTRGGGEALRGSDSQLCPKPPPKPCKVPFLKVPPSPSAWLNSEANYCELNPAFAVGCDRGAKLAPHKELLTAKHNGASGPRNSGINYLILDGDDQARPWDPLAAQTDEGQEDKTTFVPPLMETVSSFRPNDFESKLLPPENKPLETAMLKRAKEVFTNNDARVIAQHMLSVDCKVARILEVSEDMKRSMGVSSGLELITLPHGRQLRLDIIERHNTMAIGIAVDILGCTGTLENRAGTLNKIIQVAVELKDTMGDLYSFSAIMKALEMPQITRLEKTWTALRHHYTQTAILYEKQLKPFSKVLQEGKESTHVPPGSVSVPLLMPLVTLMERQTVTFEGTDMWEKNDESCEIMLNHLATARFMAEASESYRRNAERILADFQLDEEMTEILKTEFQMRLLWGSKGAEVNQTERYEKFNQILTALSRKLEPPSAKQAEL encoded by the exons TTCTCCAAGGAGAGGCACATCATGGACAGGACCCCCGAGAGGCTGAAAAAGGAACTCGAAGAGGAGCTGCTGCTGAGCAGCGAGGACCTGCGCAGCCACGCCTGGTACCACGGCCGCATCCCGCGACAG GTATCTGAAAACCTGGTGCAGCGAGATGGTGACTTCCTGGTTCGCGACTCCCTGTCTAGCCCGGGAAACTTTGTCCTGACCTGTCAGTGGAAGAACCTCGCTCAGCACTTTAAGATCAACCGGACTGTTCTGAGGCTCAGCGAGGCCTACAGCCGCGTGCAGTACCAGTTTGAGATGGAGAGCTTTGactccatccctgggctggtgcgCTGCTACGTGGGCAACCGGCGGCCCATCTCCCAGCAGAGCGGTGCTATCATCTTCCAGCCCATCAACAGGACAGTGCCCCTCTGGTGTCTGGAGGAGCGTTACGGTACCTCACCAGGCTGCGGCTGGGAGGGCAGCTTTACTGACAGAAGGCCAGATGTGGCTAAGAGACTGAGCCTCACCACCACCGGTAGCATCCAGGCTCCGGAAAGCTTGCCCCGGGGAAACCTGCTCAG GAATAAAGAGAAGAGTGGCAGCCAGCCCGCCTGCCTGGATCACATGCAGGACAGGAGGGCCTtagccctcaaagcccaccagtCGGAGAGCCACCTGCCCATAG GCTGCAAGCTGCCCCCTCAGTCTCCAGGTATGGACACAAGCCCTTGCCCCAGCTCTCCTGTGTTCAGGACTGGCAGCGAGCCCACCCTGAGCCCGGCACTGGTCCGACGATTCTCTTCAGACActaggggaggaggggaggcccTGCGGGGATCAGACAGTCAGCTGTGCCCCAAGCCACCCCCAAAGCCCTGCAAGGTGCCCTTCCTCAAGGTTCCCCCATCTCCGTCTGCCTGGCTCAACTCCGAGGCCAACTATTGTGAACTGAACCCTGCTTTTGCTGTGGGCTGTGACAGAGGAGCCAAGCTTGCCCCACACAAGGAGCTGCTGACAGCCAAACACAATGGGGCATCAGGCCCCCGGAACTCTGGCATCAACTACTTGATCCTTGATGGGGATGACCAAGCGAGACCTTGGGATCCTTTGGCGGCACAGACGGACGAGGGTCAGGAGGACAAGACGACGTTTGTGCCACCTCTCATGGAAACTGTGTCGTCATTCAGACCCAATGACTTTGAGTCTAAGCTCCTTCCTCCGGAGAACAAGCCCCTGGAAACCGCCATGCTGAAGCGTGCAAAAGAAGTGTTCACCAACAACGACGCCAGGGTCATCGCACAGCACATGCTGAGTGTGGACTGCAAG GTTGCTAGGATACTGGAAGTCTCTGAAGACATGAAGAGGAGCATGGGTGTGAGCTCAGGACTGGAACTCATTACCTTGCCTCACGGACGCCAGCTGCGCCTGGACATTATCGAGAG ACACAACACCATGGCCATCGGTATTGCTGTGGACATTCTGGGCTGCACGGGTACTTTGGAGAACAGAGCAGGTACCCTCAATAAGATCATCCAGGTGGCGGTGGAGCTGAAAGACACCATGGGAGACCTCTATTCTTTCTCAGCCATCATGAAAGCCCTAGAGATGCCTCAG atcACACGGTTAGAAAAGACATGGACCGCTCTGCGGCACCACTACACCCAAACAGCCATCCTCTATGAGAAGCAGCTGAAGCCCTTCAGCAAAGTCCTGCAGGAAGGCAAAG AGTCCACACATGTCCCGCCAGGCAGTGTGTCAGTCCCACTGCTGATGCCTCTTGTGACCTTAATGGAACGGCAGACTGTCACTTTCGAAGGAACTGACATGTGGGAGAAGAATGACGAGAGCTGTGAAATTATGCTGAACCACTTGGCGACAGCCAGATTCATGGCCGAGGCTTCCGAGAGCTACAGGAGGAATGCTGAGAGGATCCTGGCAG ATTTTCAACTGGATGAAGAAATGACTGAGATCTTGAAGACTGAATTTCAGATGCGATTGCTGTGGGGCAGCAAGGGTGCTGAAGTCAACCAGACAGAGAGATACGAGAAGTTCAACCAGATTTTAACAGCCCTCTCACGGAAACTGGAACCTCCCTCTGcaaagcaggctgagctctgA